A stretch of DNA from Cheilinus undulatus linkage group 7, ASM1832078v1, whole genome shotgun sequence:
TGCTTTCctgcagctacatccaagctaacagctaccacaGCTGCCTCTGGATGTATCAGCAGACCCCACCTGTAATGATCGCAAACCCCTGCTTAAGTGGGCCGGTAGAAGAGCGGAAactcacacaacaactaaccctttccctttAATGATCACAAACGAAGCAGGTctgcagaaaagcaaaaacatctttaacatcatgaaagcttttggtgtggtttttatgtttatttcatacagaaacgtggtccagttcaCGTAAATCTGATGCTACGCTAAAGCTACATTCAAGCACAGTAGCAGCCATGCAAACAGCTCTGAATACAACTTAACTCCGCCCATCGCTACGGCCTTGTTCTCCTTGACTGACGCTGAGTGGTCCAGGcagtgtttggtgcagcacAAACGTTGCAGAttgaagcttttcatgatggatttgTGTGATGAGAGACATgaagtctggcaaatccatctgcttttcaagctTACATTTGTAGCTCCAGTTCTATCTAAAGGATATCCCGCCCTCTTTCTAATACATGAGAAGTCCACAATCCTTccctctttgttgttttcttcttttcagagcagacttctaaccttgcaaagcggaTGGACTGTCCAGGcagatccatcctgcaaagcgcCGATCTGCATCATTTGAGGAAACTATGAGGTAGGTACTGGTGGGGTTtggttgtactgaaagctgaGAGAAATGGCTGCCGctggtgtagcgattagctcagatgtagctgtagtagcagttttatcagaactgagcCACTTGTTTTCATGAATTTAAGAGCAAACAGCCACACTAAGAGCTCTccttggcagagatgtttttgcacttctgaccagcttcagcatgagtttgatccaccatCAGGCTCCACTGTTCAAAAACTACAACAGCCAAGCCCTTCAGAGCTGTGCGTGTCTACTCCCTCATTTTGCCTTGATTTGATTGGCCCGTcgtgaatgtgacagacagaacatccaTCCAATCACCTGTCGAGTTGCACAACTTCTGTTGCCTCCTCAGTGACCTATGAACTATAAATGAGACAAACAGCCTACAGCACTCACaactacgggcaatttagacaTCAATTAATCTAAGAAGCTTgcctttggactgtgggaggaagctgaagtACTTGCAGAGAACCAAAGCAGGACTGAGGGAGCGTGTCCGACTTGGTTTCAATCCAGGAGTTGatctttcttgtgtttttttttttttgggggggggggcactgctttgtgtttttcttttggggACAGTTGGATCATGTCATTTATGTCagtatttgtgttgttttccagGGATTTTAAAcgactttaaagactcattaaAGTAAATGGACTTGGACTGAATTGCATACTTTGGGACTTTTTCAATAAAAGAGGGTGTTTAAAGCTGCTCAGGCAGGTGGTCTGAGTCCCGCCTTCACAACATGCACAccgaaatgaaaatcaagcagCCATGCAGCTGTTACACAGCCACCACACACCCTGACTGAAATGGCTGTTGACCACAGGTGATCAGAAGCTTTAATCATGATCTATTTCTTATGTATTGATTCAGTACTGATCGATCAGAGCATCTCTAATAAATATGTACAGCATAGCTTATCTATAACAAACACAGACCACAGAGCTCTCAGTTCCACCTTAACTCATCTGACTGTGATGGAAGCACcatcagaggagagagagaggacaggtaGTGGAGAGAAACACCTGGTGACGTCACAGCCCAgcctgctctgtgtgtgtgggtgtgtgtgtgtgtgtgtggtggtgggaGGGTCACACGCTCTAAGGCTGCTTCAGTCTCTCTCAGTCTGAGCCGAGAGGAGGCACGCGCTCTCTCATCAGTCTGCCGGACAGCGGAGCATCACACCCCCCCATCAGACCTCCTCACCCCCTCACCCTTCTCTCCCCCCAGCCTGAGTGACCCGCTGAAGGACGTCAGAGACTCTCCGTCgttcttctgtttgtttgtaaaGTGAAGCAGCTCGCGCGCGCAGATGAGTCACCGTGGGGGGGTTCGCGTCAGCGCGCGGCTGTGCGGGTCTGCGGGGTCTCGGTCACCTTCTGAGTGAGCGTGCGTGCGCGTGTGCTCGGTGTGTCTCATGCAGGATGTCCGCGGAGCCTCGTGTCCAGCTCAGCCGCTCTTCATGACGCAGCGCGCGGCCTGGTCATGCGTCTTGTGCCGCGgctgctcttcctcctcctcttcgtgGTGGGGGTCGCTCCCTCCCCCGCGCTCACGGCCGGTTGTCCCTCCCGGTGCGTGTGCGATGACCAGCTGGTGGTCCAGTGCGCGGGCCAGGACCTGGAGCTGTTCCCCGCGGATCTGCCGCTCGCCACGCGCCAGCTCATCCTCTCCAACAACCGGATCAGCGACCTGCCCGCGCTGCAGCTCAACTACCTGTCCGACCTGGTCTACCTGGACTGTAGCAACAACTCTCTGCGCGAGATCTCCGAGTCCACTTTCGGGAACCTCCGGAAGCTCGCCTACCTGGACCTGTCCTTTAACGCGCTGCTGCAGATAGAGGACCGCACGTTCGGTCCGCTGGTGTCTCTGGTGATGCTGCGGCTCACGGATAACCCGGGGCTGACGGAGATCCATCCGGACGCCTTCTCAGAGAACCTGGCGCTGCAGGTGCTGGACGTGAGCAGGAACAACCTGACTGTGTTGAACATCAGCAGTCTGATCGCTCTGCCCGCGCTGCGCTCTTTAGGACTCAGTGGGAACCCGTGGACCTGCGACTGCGACACCGAGGACTTGTGTCTGTGGGTGCAGATAGAGGGATACAAGTTCCAAGGTAACAAACACAAACTACAGCACAGTTAGAGCCAAAGTGTTCActtttactttctgcaaactCCGCTGGAGTTTCTCTGAGCAGGAGCGGGTCTAGTAGGGGAGACCGGGGTCGGCTGTCACACTCGGTAAGTTTATACACAAAGTAAGGCCAGCTACAGCCACAGCTGGATGAGGTCATTTAACTGGACCACCGTCCTGTCAGTACTCATGAGGCTAATCCATCCTGGTACTCTGCCCAAACTAGCCCCGCCCCTTTCTGGGTGGAAACATTCCCTCTAAATCAGTGGCCACAGACCCTTACCTACTAAAGATACACAAGGTTCACAGAGAAAGCTAGATCTACCCACACACATCATCCAAAACAAAGGACCAGGGTTTAAAAGCTGATTTAAATGTACAGCATGTAAaatccaccaccagggggctctcaaccaaaacaataacacaatatgaGCAGTACAGACCAGCTAAGCTCCGCCCACCTCCACTGTTTACCTCATGTTTTGaatataaaaagagaaaagtaacattttgttttcattcgtACGTTTCCCATAATGCAATGAAAAGTGCACTTACACAATCATGAAGGGAGTGATTCCAGCTAGCGTACGCACGTCATGAGACCGCTTCCAGCATGAATGTGGAAGTGCACTTTGAAGTGCACTCCTCCATCGTTTatgagtgaaaacaaaaaacctcACATATTTTTTGGAGTGAAATGTTGTTAGGTATGATGAGCTGGTTTCACCAAACAGCTCACTGATGTGAAACGTAAAAGCTGactcctgtttgagagccagttcccttttttcccatcctttgttgttattcagTCCACATGTAAAGAGCCAAACTGGTATCTACTGAAGTGCATTTTGGGAGTCATTACCTCATTGCTTAGCTGAGctggggatgcacaatattggattttttttttgctaatatccAACAGAGTTGTTCTGATGCCAGTATAGGAAGTATGTCTGATACGGCTTGAAATGCAGGTGTTGGTATCGGCGAGTACACCAGTTAATGC
This window harbors:
- the LOC121511725 gene encoding leucine-rich repeat-containing protein 52-like; amino-acid sequence: MRLVPRLLFLLLFVVGVAPSPALTAGCPSRCVCDDQLVVQCAGQDLELFPADLPLATRQLILSNNRISDLPALQLNYLSDLVYLDCSNNSLREISESTFGNLRKLAYLDLSFNALLQIEDRTFGPLVSLVMLRLTDNPGLTEIHPDAFSENLALQVLDVSRNNLTVLNISSLIALPALRSLGLSGNPWTCDCDTEDLCLWVQIEGYKFQDEGQTVCSSPPELVGQRLAEVGMQLRADCHQGLGYWDYLFFIAIGFVIFSAGTVSAWVMGVLMVLYERYSKRKSEELDSEDEEDRGGLGGGGGGGGGGGGNQGNGDLNKPNMEV